The proteins below come from a single Corynebacterium glyciniphilum AJ 3170 genomic window:
- a CDS encoding alpha/beta hydrolase, with product MSFPVPRHPPFDPALAPALEMIRAMTPPQLLVEDLPALRERDRTAQTLKHIRTRGLVTRDMTLPGHNGAELSTTVISRGDRNHRPTGPGIYFLHGGGMVSGRRLDAVEFMIQWVLDHDAVLVTPDYRLAPEHPAPTPVEDCYAGLVWMHEHAATLNVDSTRILIGGTSAGGGLAAGTALLARDRNGPELLGQILMSPMLDDRNTTTSSQQIDGTGVWDRGDNRFGWTCLLGDRRGTEDVSVYSAPGRAVDTTDGLAGLPPTFIDCGSAEVFRDENVAYASGLWAAGIQAELHVWAGAFHGSAMMVPDTAVSRSALEARDSWVARLLSPRL from the coding sequence ATGAGCTTCCCCGTCCCCCGCCACCCACCCTTTGACCCGGCGCTGGCTCCCGCCCTCGAGATGATTCGGGCAATGACACCGCCGCAACTGCTGGTCGAGGATCTTCCTGCCCTGCGCGAGCGTGACCGGACCGCACAGACCCTGAAGCACATCCGTACCCGAGGCCTGGTCACCCGGGATATGACGTTGCCCGGCCACAACGGAGCTGAACTCTCTACCACCGTGATCAGTCGCGGAGACCGGAACCACCGTCCTACAGGGCCCGGCATCTACTTCCTTCACGGCGGCGGCATGGTCAGCGGGCGTCGACTGGACGCCGTGGAGTTCATGATCCAGTGGGTCCTTGACCACGACGCCGTACTGGTCACACCGGACTATCGTTTGGCACCCGAACACCCGGCACCGACTCCGGTCGAGGACTGCTACGCCGGTCTGGTGTGGATGCACGAGCATGCCGCGACACTGAATGTGGATTCCACCCGCATCCTCATCGGTGGAACAAGCGCCGGCGGTGGTCTGGCGGCGGGCACGGCACTGCTCGCCCGCGACAGGAACGGTCCGGAACTGCTGGGCCAGATCCTCATGAGCCCGATGCTCGACGACAGAAACACGACCACGTCCTCCCAGCAGATCGACGGGACCGGCGTCTGGGACCGTGGTGACAACCGCTTCGGTTGGACGTGCCTGCTGGGCGACCGTCGCGGAACGGAGGACGTGTCCGTCTACTCCGCACCGGGCCGAGCCGTCGACACGACGGACGGGCTTGCCGGGCTTCCTCCGACGTTCATCGACTGCGGGTCTGCGGAGGTCTTCCGTGACGAGAACGTCGCCTACGCGTCCGGGCTCTGGGCCGCGGGCATCCAGGCTGAACTGCATGTGTGGGCCGGGGCGTTCCACGGCTCGGCGATGATGGTGCCGGACACGGCGGTGAGCCGTTCCGCGCTGGAGGCGAGGGACTCCTGGGTTGCCAGGCTTCTGAGTCCCCGGCTCTGA
- a CDS encoding endonuclease/exonuclease/phosphatase family protein: MRRLLRPIPAVALVLFLAWASTPLWRITSALPDRLARLVPAAQAVFAVGVLGALICLVVVCWQAWRRRSAWPAVLAVLLTAAVVLPVGIVTTQAGAPNHGASAERGGSAETLRVMALNTYFNGADDASIVGETRRLDPDVLVLSETSSAEVAAVERGTGLTSTSAVDDSGGASGTAVLVRPGTPVSDAATDHGFTGHQTPSARLSEPAPVDVYGVHTLPPAFSDLITGWEEDLGTLKDSFGSSDVGDVPLVLAGDFNATVAHPEFREFLDHTGLTRCEGSSGVQRVTGMPTWPDQFPLVRIDHILVRDGTCEDGGTVRVEGTDHRGVWADIAV, from the coding sequence GTGCGACGCCTGCTGCGTCCCATTCCGGCGGTCGCCCTCGTGCTCTTCCTGGCGTGGGCGTCCACCCCGTTGTGGCGTATCACCAGTGCTCTCCCTGACCGCCTCGCCCGGCTTGTTCCCGCCGCGCAGGCGGTCTTCGCCGTTGGTGTGCTCGGGGCACTTATCTGTCTGGTGGTGGTGTGCTGGCAGGCATGGCGACGGCGCTCGGCGTGGCCGGCGGTACTGGCGGTGTTGCTCACCGCGGCTGTCGTCCTACCTGTCGGAATCGTCACGACGCAGGCTGGCGCACCGAACCACGGGGCATCGGCAGAGCGAGGCGGGTCAGCGGAGACGCTGCGGGTGATGGCGCTCAACACCTATTTCAACGGCGCGGATGATGCGTCGATTGTCGGGGAGACCCGCCGTCTCGACCCTGATGTTCTCGTCCTGTCGGAGACCTCGTCCGCTGAGGTTGCTGCGGTCGAGAGGGGGACAGGGTTGACGTCCACGTCTGCCGTCGATGACAGTGGCGGGGCCTCCGGGACGGCCGTCCTGGTTCGGCCGGGTACTCCGGTGTCCGATGCGGCCACGGACCACGGGTTCACCGGCCACCAGACCCCGTCAGCTCGGTTATCCGAACCCGCTCCGGTCGATGTCTACGGCGTGCATACTCTTCCGCCGGCGTTCAGCGACCTGATCACCGGATGGGAGGAGGACCTCGGGACGCTCAAAGACTCGTTCGGCAGCAGTGATGTCGGGGACGTCCCCCTGGTGCTGGCGGGGGACTTCAATGCCACCGTTGCCCACCCGGAGTTCCGGGAATTCCTTGACCATACCGGGCTGACCAGGTGTGAGGGGAGCAGTGGGGTACAGCGCGTGACCGGTATGCCGACGTGGCCTGACCAGTTCCCGCTGGTCCGGATCGACCATATTCTCGTCCGGGACGGTACCTGTGAGGACGGCGGCACGGTGCGGGTTGAGGGGACGGATCACCGTGGGGTGTGGGCAGATATCGCGGTCTGA
- a CDS encoding DUF3151 domain-containing protein, protein MAEQIRKGRDLFGSEHPEVRLPVELATAVTGSESLEELETLAVANPKDSGVWAALAAYHLSQGNVEGAGAEKVTAYACARTGYHRGLDALRSNGWRGTGPVPWSHEPNRGVLRAIMMLATAARAIGEEDEYIRCLNLVNDCDPSAADAMSSGAGSES, encoded by the coding sequence ATGGCGGAACAGATTCGTAAGGGCCGCGACCTCTTCGGCTCGGAGCACCCGGAGGTCCGTCTCCCCGTCGAGCTGGCGACCGCGGTGACCGGTTCGGAGTCCCTCGAGGAGCTCGAGACTCTCGCCGTGGCGAACCCCAAGGACTCCGGAGTGTGGGCCGCGTTGGCTGCCTACCACCTGTCCCAGGGCAATGTGGAAGGTGCGGGTGCCGAGAAGGTCACCGCCTACGCCTGCGCGCGCACCGGCTACCACCGTGGGTTGGACGCTCTGCGGTCCAACGGGTGGCGCGGCACCGGTCCGGTGCCCTGGTCCCATGAACCGAATCGCGGCGTGCTGCGTGCGATCATGATGCTCGCTACCGCCGCCCGCGCCATCGGGGAAGAGGACGAGTACATTCGCTGCCTCAACCTGGTCAATGACTGCGACCCGAGCGCTGCCGACGCCATGTCCTCCGGGGCCGGCTCGGAGTCGTAA
- the fbaA gene encoding class II fructose-bisphosphate aldolase has protein sequence MPIATPAVYRDMLDKAKEGGFAYPAINCTSSETINAALKGFADAESDGIIQFSTGGAEFGSGLGVKNMVAGAEALAHFAHHAAKHYGINVALHTDHCQKEKLDTYVRPLVEISRKRVEAGENPLFQSHMWDGSAIPIDENLEIAKDLLPKCAEANIILEIEIGVVGGEEDGVEAKAGDNLYTTAEDFEKTVDAIGAGDQGQRYLLAATFGNVHGVYKPGNVKLRPEVLDMGQKTAAKKLGLSEGAQPFDFVFHGGSGSEKEKIEEALRYGVIKMNVDTDTQYAFTRPIAGHMFANYDGVLKIDGEVGNKKVYDPRSFMKKAEAAMTERIIEACNDLHSVGTTVSK, from the coding sequence ATGCCCATCGCAACACCCGCCGTCTACCGCGACATGCTGGACAAGGCCAAGGAGGGTGGCTTCGCCTACCCGGCCATCAACTGCACCTCGTCCGAGACCATCAACGCGGCCCTGAAGGGCTTCGCTGACGCTGAGTCGGACGGCATCATCCAGTTCTCGACCGGTGGTGCGGAGTTCGGTTCCGGGCTCGGTGTGAAGAACATGGTCGCCGGTGCTGAGGCACTGGCCCACTTCGCGCATCACGCCGCCAAGCACTACGGCATCAACGTCGCCCTGCACACCGACCACTGCCAGAAGGAGAAGCTCGACACGTACGTGCGTCCGCTGGTCGAGATCTCCCGCAAGCGCGTCGAAGCGGGCGAGAACCCGCTGTTCCAGTCCCACATGTGGGATGGCTCGGCCATCCCGATCGACGAGAACCTCGAGATCGCCAAGGACCTGCTGCCGAAGTGCGCCGAGGCGAATATCATCCTCGAGATCGAGATCGGCGTCGTCGGCGGTGAAGAGGACGGCGTCGAGGCCAAGGCCGGTGACAACCTGTACACCACTGCCGAGGACTTCGAGAAGACCGTCGATGCCATCGGTGCCGGCGACCAGGGGCAGCGCTACCTGCTGGCCGCTACGTTCGGCAACGTCCACGGTGTCTACAAGCCTGGCAACGTGAAGCTGCGTCCCGAGGTCCTGGACATGGGTCAGAAGACCGCGGCGAAGAAGCTCGGCCTGTCCGAGGGCGCGCAGCCCTTCGACTTCGTCTTCCACGGCGGCTCCGGCTCCGAGAAGGAGAAGATCGAAGAGGCTCTGCGCTACGGCGTGATCAAGATGAACGTCGACACCGACACCCAGTACGCCTTCACCCGTCCCATCGCCGGTCACATGTTCGCCAACTACGACGGCGTGCTGAAGATCGACGGCGAGGTCGGCAACAAGAAGGTCTACGACCCGCGCTCCTTCATGAAGAAGGCCGAGGCCGCGATGACCGAGCGAATCATCGAAGCCTGTAACGACCTGCACTCTGTCGGCACCACGGTGTCGAAGTAA
- a CDS encoding glycoside hydrolase family 76 protein: MQERWDHRADLAEQAITERHGGRLWGVPRTNLAVVAWPPTTRDKLFYHWHYWWQAHYIDCQADAALRRSTRLRLSFIRRTIRGMRIRNFGRLTRNSYYDDKAWLALALERVERLDRYGKVRYRSGLEHDIFDGVDNLTGVMPWRVGETFYNVPTNGPVAILAARTGRVELAEQLIDWVHANLINTDGLVMDGVKMKLSGPETVSEIHAYCQGVMIGANLELACAQRRAAGINMDAVDPIGTQALTRVHRLVEAVSHHMTTPNWSLDWKARGGDNGLFKGILARYLALVATSLPGDDRASAATRRLARRIVLRSAESVWRYRLEIDGLPVFPASWGGDAVLPQSGGLMGAALSGSVAAAEIPERDLSVQLSGWMLMEAAAAVTRDSE, encoded by the coding sequence ATGCAGGAACGTTGGGATCACCGCGCCGATCTTGCCGAGCAGGCAATCACCGAACGCCACGGCGGACGGCTCTGGGGCGTGCCGCGAACCAACCTCGCTGTCGTCGCCTGGCCACCGACCACCCGCGACAAACTCTTCTACCACTGGCACTACTGGTGGCAGGCGCACTACATCGACTGTCAGGCGGACGCCGCCCTGCGTCGCAGCACCCGACTGCGGCTCAGTTTCATCCGTCGGACCATCCGGGGTATGCGTATCCGGAATTTCGGCCGCCTGACCCGCAACAGCTACTACGACGACAAGGCGTGGCTCGCCCTCGCCCTGGAGCGCGTCGAGCGTCTCGACCGCTACGGCAAGGTCCGTTACCGCAGCGGCCTGGAGCACGACATCTTCGACGGTGTCGACAACCTCACCGGTGTCATGCCGTGGCGCGTCGGTGAGACGTTCTACAACGTTCCCACCAACGGCCCCGTCGCGATCCTCGCCGCGCGCACGGGACGTGTCGAACTCGCCGAGCAGCTCATCGACTGGGTCCACGCCAACCTGATCAACACGGACGGTCTGGTGATGGACGGGGTCAAGATGAAGCTGTCAGGGCCGGAGACGGTATCGGAGATCCACGCCTACTGCCAGGGTGTGATGATCGGGGCGAACCTGGAACTAGCCTGCGCACAACGTCGCGCCGCGGGCATCAACATGGACGCCGTCGACCCGATCGGAACCCAGGCACTCACCCGCGTCCACCGGCTCGTTGAGGCAGTCTCCCACCACATGACCACCCCGAACTGGTCGTTGGACTGGAAGGCCCGGGGCGGTGACAACGGGTTGTTCAAGGGGATCCTCGCCCGGTACCTCGCCCTCGTCGCCACCTCGCTGCCCGGCGACGATCGGGCAAGTGCGGCGACCCGACGTCTCGCCCGCCGAATCGTCCTGCGCTCGGCGGAGTCCGTGTGGCGCTACCGTCTGGAGATCGACGGCCTGCCGGTGTTCCCCGCATCCTGGGGTGGGGACGCGGTGTTGCCGCAGTCCGGCGGGCTCATGGGTGCTGCACTGTCGGGGTCGGTCGCCGCGGCTGAGATCCCTGAACGTGACCTCTCGGTCCAGCTCTCCGGCTGGATGCTCATGGAGGCAGCGGCGGCCGTCACCCGCGACAGTGAGTGA
- a CDS encoding DUF1707 SHOCT-like domain-containing protein, whose translation MNSADGADKLRLSDNDRIHAMSALGTHFADGRLDEHEFNERSGAVAEARTVGELRPLFTDLPGGLPFDEKGTAVAVPGQDAAALDGPGAELSPRDPEADEVESLRKRGNLVQTIDGVVLGVTLVTFLVLQFVFHMSYAWIVWPSLAVTLSVPRMLLKYSDEDEELFEEIKEAEQETRKERLRRAAERMHELEPRDKRDEA comes from the coding sequence ATGAACAGTGCCGATGGTGCGGACAAGTTACGCCTCAGCGACAACGACCGGATCCACGCGATGAGTGCCCTGGGCACGCATTTCGCCGACGGTCGGCTCGACGAACACGAGTTCAATGAGCGCTCCGGCGCGGTCGCCGAGGCCCGGACTGTCGGTGAGCTGCGCCCCCTGTTCACCGACCTGCCCGGCGGGCTTCCCTTCGACGAGAAGGGGACAGCCGTTGCGGTGCCGGGCCAGGACGCGGCGGCCCTTGACGGTCCTGGCGCAGAATTGTCCCCGCGTGACCCGGAAGCCGACGAGGTCGAAAGCCTCCGCAAGCGTGGCAACCTGGTGCAGACCATCGACGGCGTTGTCCTCGGCGTGACCCTGGTGACGTTCCTGGTCCTCCAGTTCGTCTTCCACATGAGCTACGCATGGATCGTGTGGCCGTCGCTGGCGGTGACCTTGTCCGTACCTCGGATGCTGCTGAAGTACTCCGACGAGGATGAGGAACTCTTCGAGGAGATCAAGGAGGCTGAGCAGGAGACACGTAAGGAGCGGCTGCGCCGGGCCGCCGAGCGGATGCATGAGTTGGAGCCGCGGGACAAGCGCGACGAGGCCTGA
- a CDS encoding DUF1801 domain-containing protein — MSSKDEKNLSRVLDKIAAMDEPRRSVMQQVHDIIMAAAPDLKPRIWYGMPAYAASASAPALVTLRNDERLNLALTEKVALRPAGGTDGTLMPAAWYFESIDKDAEQRIAAIVRSAVA, encoded by the coding sequence ATGTCATCGAAAGACGAGAAGAATCTCTCCCGGGTGCTCGACAAGATCGCCGCAATGGACGAGCCCCGCCGCTCCGTGATGCAGCAGGTGCACGACATCATCATGGCCGCAGCACCCGACCTGAAGCCCAGGATCTGGTACGGGATGCCGGCCTACGCCGCCTCTGCGAGCGCCCCGGCGCTGGTGACGCTGCGCAATGACGAGCGCCTCAACCTCGCGCTCACCGAGAAGGTCGCCCTCCGACCAGCAGGCGGCACGGACGGGACGCTGATGCCGGCCGCCTGGTACTTCGAGAGCATCGACAAGGACGCCGAACAGCGCATCGCTGCCATCGTGCGCTCCGCCGTCGCCTGA
- a CDS encoding ABC transporter permease, with product MTTAAELQKLRTLPAVALTIVATAAFTVVFTAALGGPSEDMPVLQIIPFMQVGVILLGILPSAHEYAGSQFRTTLAAEPHRGRLLLGKTLAASIVVVVAVILTVGSGVLMAMVSGGAGSSSSGDDASRLLGAAVYLVLIGVFSHLVTVSVRYMIPALVGLLGVVVVFPPMIAAVTEHARWLPGEAGGLLYRSQPDAVLGPVTGALVLLGWILVAGVIAAVVMHRRDG from the coding sequence ATGACCACTGCAGCGGAACTTCAGAAACTGCGCACCCTTCCCGCGGTCGCCCTGACCATCGTGGCGACAGCAGCCTTCACCGTAGTCTTCACCGCGGCTCTGGGAGGGCCGTCCGAGGACATGCCGGTGCTGCAGATCATTCCTTTCATGCAGGTCGGCGTCATTCTGCTGGGGATCCTGCCGAGCGCGCACGAGTACGCCGGGAGTCAGTTCCGGACCACTCTGGCAGCGGAACCTCATCGCGGTCGGCTGCTGCTCGGCAAGACACTCGCTGCGAGCATCGTGGTGGTGGTCGCCGTGATCCTGACGGTGGGTAGCGGTGTGCTGATGGCGATGGTGTCGGGAGGTGCCGGCAGCAGTTCCTCCGGTGACGACGCGTCCCGCCTGCTCGGCGCCGCAGTCTACCTCGTCCTGATCGGGGTGTTCTCCCACCTCGTCACGGTGTCCGTCAGGTACATGATCCCGGCGCTGGTCGGGTTGCTGGGGGTGGTGGTCGTGTTCCCGCCGATGATCGCCGCGGTCACCGAGCATGCACGGTGGCTGCCCGGTGAGGCCGGTGGTCTGCTGTACCGTTCGCAACCCGATGCGGTGCTGGGCCCGGTCACAGGAGCGCTGGTCCTGCTCGGCTGGATCCTGGTTGCCGGAGTGATCGCCGCCGTGGTGATGCACCGGCGGGACGGGTGA
- a CDS encoding ABC-2 transporter permease has translation MTGVNNIVGTVGAELHKAATLPAVWAGAAVTVVGSVALAVLNAVSVRGAVDSGQSDLISGSSPTSPFESGFTAVPITGVLGALVIGVVVIGSEYTADRAESGGGRQIATTLLSSPHRVTLLVAKILSVLALVIATAVVTIPLSVGAAWVATGSVAEESVSLSDALLRSGGATLYWACMGLIAFAVTVLTRSGVIPLVVFIANSSLVSVTFLLSQVTEVANWLPDMAGRNLFGIDGADGGLDPLPGAVVMLVWTLVLLVIASVVFERRDG, from the coding sequence ATGACCGGAGTGAACAACATCGTCGGTACCGTCGGCGCAGAACTGCACAAGGCCGCCACACTGCCCGCGGTCTGGGCCGGAGCGGCGGTGACCGTGGTGGGCTCGGTGGCGCTGGCCGTCCTCAACGCTGTCAGCGTGCGAGGCGCCGTGGACTCCGGACAGTCGGACCTGATCTCCGGTTCGTCGCCTACCTCGCCGTTCGAGTCCGGCTTCACAGCGGTGCCGATCACCGGTGTCCTCGGTGCGTTGGTCATCGGTGTCGTCGTGATCGGCAGCGAGTACACCGCTGACCGTGCCGAGTCCGGTGGAGGACGCCAGATCGCGACGACCCTGCTCTCGTCGCCGCACCGTGTGACGCTGTTGGTCGCCAAGATTCTCAGCGTCCTGGCTCTCGTCATCGCGACTGCCGTGGTGACGATCCCGTTGTCGGTGGGGGCAGCCTGGGTGGCGACAGGGTCCGTCGCCGAGGAAAGTGTGTCTCTGTCCGACGCTCTGCTTCGCTCCGGCGGCGCGACGCTCTACTGGGCGTGCATGGGACTGATCGCCTTCGCCGTCACCGTCCTGACCCGCAGCGGGGTGATCCCCCTGGTCGTGTTCATCGCCAACAGTTCTCTGGTGTCGGTGACCTTCCTGCTGAGCCAGGTAACCGAGGTGGCGAACTGGTTACCGGACATGGCCGGACGCAACCTCTTCGGCATCGACGGCGCAGACGGAGGCCTGGATCCTCTCCCCGGCGCGGTGGTCATGCTGGTGTGGACGCTGGTGCTGCTTGTCATTGCCAGCGTTGTCTTCGAACGACGGGACGGGTGA